In a single window of the Limnochorda sp. L945t genome:
- a CDS encoding adenosine-specific kinase has protein sequence MQWHVVPVEKPEHANVILGQAHFIKTVEDLHEAMAGAGGAIRFGIAFNEASGPCLVRHSGNDPELVRVATDNARRIGAGHVFVIVMEEGFPINVLNAIKQVPEVCGIYCATANPCQVVVAETDQGRGVMGVVDGQAVKGVETEQDVQDRKALLRRFGYKL, from the coding sequence GTGCAGTGGCACGTGGTGCCGGTGGAGAAGCCCGAGCACGCCAACGTCATCCTGGGGCAGGCCCACTTCATCAAGACGGTGGAAGACCTGCACGAGGCCATGGCGGGGGCGGGAGGCGCCATCCGGTTCGGGATCGCCTTCAACGAGGCGTCGGGGCCGTGCCTGGTGCGCCATTCCGGCAACGATCCGGAGCTGGTCCGGGTGGCGACGGACAACGCCCGCCGGATCGGGGCCGGGCACGTCTTCGTCATCGTCATGGAGGAGGGCTTCCCCATCAACGTCCTCAACGCCATCAAACAGGTCCCCGAGGTTTGCGGGATCTACTGCGCGACCGCCAATCCGTGCCAGGTAGTGGTGGCGGAGACCGATCAGGGCCGGGGCGTGATGGGGGTCGTCGACGGCCAGGCGGTCAAAGGCGTGGAGACCGAGCAGGACGTCCAGGATCGCAAGGCGCTCTTGCGCCGGTTTGGATACAAGCTGTAA
- a CDS encoding thermonuclease family protein: MLLAYAGVLAYQRWMGRDALPPGPHPSPPPGAVADYVVRVIDGDTIETRELGRVRYIGVDTPEMNAPDPDVRRMARMAREANVRLVGGRTVLLATDVQERDRYGRTLAYVWTADRQVMVNAWLLEQGYARVLTVPPNVRYADFFVALQQRARREGRGLWR, encoded by the coding sequence GTGCTGCTGGCCTACGCAGGGGTGCTCGCCTACCAGCGATGGATGGGCCGGGATGCGCTCCCGCCAGGGCCCCATCCCTCACCTCCGCCCGGCGCCGTCGCCGACTACGTCGTGCGGGTCATCGACGGGGACACCATCGAGACCCGGGAGCTGGGCCGGGTGCGCTACATCGGGGTGGATACCCCCGAGATGAACGCACCCGACCCGGACGTGAGGCGTATGGCCCGCATGGCCAGAGAAGCCAACGTGCGCCTCGTCGGCGGCCGCACGGTGCTGCTCGCTACCGACGTGCAGGAGCGAGACCGGTACGGGCGCACACTGGCGTACGTCTGGACCGCCGACCGGCAGGTCATGGTCAACGCCTGGTTGCTCGAGCAAGGTTACGCGCGAGTGCTGACCGTACCGCCCAACGTGCGCTACGCGGACTTCTTCGTGGCGCTCCAGCAGCGGGCCCGCCGGGAGGGGCGCGGGCTGTGGCGCTGA
- a CDS encoding alpha/beta hydrolase family protein has product MKREGAPGPATVLAPLEMEGQRVVVARRVPGKRKRPLVVVIPGLLSAPDALLGWLVELAGAGMTAAGIEHTGVGRAAAASDFAGALDRLVNRLAGVAVSVAEALDGRYGVDPQRWGLVGISVGGWAALRAAERYDGREIASGPRAVAALLCSPGWRRVPARARAFFRPLGLDLPETAADTAVDPDRHPHLHPGDAGARGRRLAGRAVLLAAGGKDPLVPLQDVRALYEAIDRQRPQGDGPERHQLLVYPGLGHEVSLPMRRRVVSWVGWMLGA; this is encoded by the coding sequence ATGAAACGAGAGGGCGCGCCAGGGCCGGCCACGGTCCTGGCTCCACTGGAGATGGAAGGGCAGCGGGTGGTGGTGGCGCGCCGGGTGCCCGGCAAGCGCAAGAGACCGCTGGTCGTGGTCATCCCCGGGCTCCTGTCGGCTCCCGACGCCTTGCTCGGCTGGCTGGTGGAGCTGGCCGGGGCCGGCATGACGGCGGCCGGCATCGAACATACGGGCGTGGGCCGTGCGGCGGCAGCCTCGGATTTCGCAGGGGCCCTGGACCGTTTGGTGAACCGGCTGGCCGGGGTCGCCGTCTCGGTGGCCGAAGCCCTCGACGGCCGGTACGGGGTGGACCCGCAGCGCTGGGGACTGGTCGGGATCTCCGTGGGAGGGTGGGCGGCCCTGCGAGCGGCCGAGCGGTACGACGGCCGGGAGATAGCGAGCGGCCCGAGGGCCGTAGCGGCCCTGTTGTGCAGCCCCGGGTGGCGGCGGGTGCCGGCACGGGCGCGGGCCTTCTTCCGGCCGCTCGGTCTGGATCTCCCGGAAACCGCCGCCGATACGGCGGTGGATCCGGATCGCCACCCTCACCTGCATCCGGGTGACGCCGGAGCGCGGGGGCGGAGGTTGGCCGGCCGGGCGGTGCTCCTGGCGGCCGGGGGGAAGGATCCCCTCGTGCCGCTTCAAGACGTGCGCGCCTTGTACGAAGCCATCGACCGCCAGCGCCCCCAGGGGGACGGGCCGGAGAGACACCAGCTGCTGGTCTACCCGGGCCTCGGGCACGAGGTGAGCCTGCCCATGCGGCGGCGGGTCGTGTCGTGGGTAGGCTGGATGCTGGGGGCATGA